In the genome of Cervus elaphus chromosome 5, mCerEla1.1, whole genome shotgun sequence, the window TATTGTCCTTCTATAGTCCTGTCAAGTTTAATGGAAGTGGGTTTAACCTGATTACAACACTAACACCAGTATCACTGATCTGATATTTACAAAAAAATcgtatttttcaataaattaaagTCAATGCAACACCCATGCAAGCTAGAATGCTAGCTGTTCGGTGAACAAGGACCTGACATCAGAACCAGAAGTCTATAAAAGTCCCAGATATAAAGGGTGATCTTCTTCAAACTGCGTCCATTCCTCGCATTGATGATGTGAAACCCAAACCCATTCCTCTCTGTGTGTGGGTTTGTGATCTTGCCATTTCATACTGAGCATCTAGATTTCTAAACACTTCTTCCTGCTGTTTCAGTGTCTTGTAACTTTCTTCATCAACAGAGCTACATCCAGCTTCATCTTCACTCTATGCAACAGATACAAAAATATACTATCAAGATGAATTCACCTAGACTAGAAAGTACTTCTCTCACTTAAAAGTCCTGGTAGATCATATTTTTGCAGTATATATTTGACTTCACTTAGCTTCAATTCGTCATTCAAGGCAATGTTCATTCTTGGTACTGGGATAGAAGATGTTAACAAATATCAACTTCATTCAGTGGGAATGAGAAAGAACATGCCAAACTATGTGAATAAATGTCTAGAAGAAAAGTTAAGTAGAAAATGGGGATCGGGTTtaagtcaaatattttttcaatgaaaaacCAACTCCCTTAGTAATGACCAATATTTGAACATTTGTGGACATTATCAGGTTACTGTACAAAACCTAATACTGTATTTGTCTATCTTTACATTATTCAGCAAAAAAACACAACCTTCTACATCTCCTTTAAAGGAGATGGTCCACTGGTTGGAAAGCTGCCTTCCAACAGTGGACGCAGGTTCCATTCcttgtcaggaaactaagatcccacatgccatggggcaattaaGTCCGTAAAAAAGaccctgcatgtcacaactaagacatgATGCAGcccaaaataatattaaaaaaaaaaaaatttcttgaaaaaaaataaagaaggtctGATGACAGTTAAACCTTAACAAACACtctatcaacaaatatttaatcaaATTTAACAATCTCTATTGTCAGCTAGTGATAATGTATTGGTTTAGtgtgttttcatttatgttttctctATTCTCAAAATTAACCTAGAGAACATAAATGAGAACACACTAGATGTAGAGCAAAGGGAACTATGCttaatgctatgtggcagcctagtggaaagggaagggaagaatgaacacatgtgcatgtatggctgagttcctttgatgctcatctgaaactatcacaacattcaACCatactacaatataaaataaagttaaaataaaaaaaaaaaagtactagaaAGTATCCAGAGATGGCATATCACTAAAATAACATTTGAGAAACAATGTTACCCTAAAGATATAAATTAACATGAGTTTTAATACAAAGTGTGTAACTCACCTTAATACCCATTAATTTCCTAAATTTGACATTTTGGTCCTTGTTTCCAAAATTCAATTTCTCCCATATTTCAGCAGACTGGGATTTGTCCTGTTAAGAAACAATGAACTTTTAGgatatgtaaaatttaaatatcttttattagGATactaaaattttccataatactGCCGAAGTAAAAAAACCATTTATGACATTCTATCAGTGGAGCTGGTAATTGTCTTAATATGAAAACATATAAACTAAGGAACTCTTCCCCTTTAATAAATGTATGGGCACACTGGTTTTCTCTGAAAGTCTGACTTAGATCATGCATTTTTTCCCAGCATTAACAATTGTAGCAAGAAAGAGAAACCCAAACTAAATTATTCCAATCCAAATGAATTTTTCTAACTTAGTAATCAACAACAAAAGAGGGGAATAAGAAAACTTACTCCTTCTTTCTTGCCTTGCCatagcattttcctttttttctcttgttcagcAAATTTCATTGGATTCACAGCTGCTGGGTTGTAATAGCTAGGTACAGCTATTCCGGTCTCTGCCAAAGCTTTTGCCTGCAAGGCTGCCATCTGAGCTGCCATAGCTATCTGAGGAGTTACTTGTGTTCCTGACGCCAAGAGGGCAGCAACATTGAGAACAGAACCTCCAGTAGCGGCAGCTGCTAATGAGGAAGTAAGTAtggattttaatgaaaacaagCATCTTAATTTACAGTAACATTATTTATAAGCAAGAGCTACTAAGCTGCAAAAAGGCAGAATATTTTcaccaaatataaaaaaaatgattGGAGTGTTACGCTTATAAAGCAATAACATTCTAGCAAACACTCAATGTATTCATCAATAGACATTTCTGTATATAATTCCTTGTATGAactaaaacttcattttcttctctgaggaTAAAGAGAATTCTGTAAACATGAAAAAGGTGTACAATTTCAATAGAAATGAACTATGGTGACTGTAGCTAAACTTTTAGTAACTTTCATTTGTATGGTTCTTGATAGGTCACAATATGATTTCACTATACCTCATTTGAAACTCataagaaacatttaaaactattaaacagattgttgctgtttagttgctaaatcatgtctgaccctttgagaccctgtggactgtagcctgccaagctcctctgttcatgggatcttccaggcaagaagactggagtgggctgccatttccttctccaggggatcttctcgacccagagatcaaacccacattccttttttttcttgtttttcaaacccacatttcttgcactagcaggcggattcttatcactgagccacctgggaaacccaaacagGTATTACACTCACTTAACAGATACCTGGCCCAAGTCTCATAAAGTATCAGGTCTGGTACTTCCACCTTTCAGATTACATTTCATACAAGCTCTCTTTGATCACCTCTAAATCATCCACAGGCAGTGCTGGTGTCATACATGAAAACTTGGATTCCTTAAGCAGTGATGGCTAACGTGCTGCATGAACAATAGTAGTCACTATTCACTTGTCAAAATTATCTACACTGACCAAATCAGAAATACAGCACAAAGAAAGTTTTATGAGGTAGGAAAATTACACTAAAAATAACATGTTCAGGACCGCCTGGTGTTACAGAGAATAgaaacctgcctgctaatgcatgggaaatgggttcaatttctggtctaAGGAGGTTCCACGCcccatggagcaactaaagctCATGTACCGCAACTAGTGAGCCTCTGTGCTGCAACTAATAAAGACTGTGCACCTGGAGCATGAGCTCTGTAACAAGGGAGGCCACCACAATaggaagcctgagcaccacaactagagaaagcctgtgtgcagcaatgaagacccagagcaaccaaacatgattgaaaaaaaaactaaacacacacacacacaacaaacaaaaacaacacgtTCACACGtcagtaatgattttttttttagtaatgatttttaaaatgccatacatccataataaagaagaaaaagttacCTGCAGCTAtttcctgttgtttttgtttttcaaccatttccttttctctctgttcttgtAATTTCTTTGCCCTTTCCAACCTATCAAagacaatttaataaaaaataacaacataaaGCCAACATTTATctctatatgtatacatgtgtaggCACAAAACACtacacagaattttaaataaatttagtatTTTCCCCAAACTGACATCTGCATGTGAGAAAAAAAGCAATCATTCTTAAGATGGTATCAGTCACAATCCAATGGTATTTCATACtggttttaaacatttttaaattcactGAATAGCCAACAACTCTAATTGCTTTTATATACAGTTCCCGGAGAATGGTTAAAATGGTTAAGAGATAAAAATTATTCAGTCTTCATCAGTGCTGGTTACAGGAGAAGGATAAAATTAAACCTTGCAAATGTGAGACACTGAAAAAATATATCTGAGTAAATTTTAGGGTATATTCAATAACTTATAGAATTACCTAAAAGCTTCTTACGTGAGGCTGATTGGGAGTAAGGCCAATCAAAACATGCAGATGGTATTTATATTTAAACAGACTTTATTGGTCTCTAAattactgaaaattaaaaagccaaaaatTTCTAAAAGGGCAAGCAAACCCTATCTATAATCTAATAAAACAGGGGAAAAActattagaaaattatttttaggagATGAAGAAATTAGTAAAGGAATTGGAAACATGTAACACAAACTCAtc includes:
- the RSRC2 gene encoding arginine/serine-rich coiled-coil protein 2 isoform X5 → MIRTNFFLKQARRHESKDKSSKKHKSEEHNDKEHSSDKGRERLNSSENGEDRHKRKERKSSRGRSHSRSRSRERRHRSRSRERKKSRSRSRDRKKSRSRSRERKKSRSRSRERKRRIRSRSRSRSRHRHRSRSRSRTRSRSRDRKKRIEKPRRFSRSLSRTPSPPPFRGRNTAMDAQEALARRLERAKKLQEQREKEMVEKQKQQEIAAAAAATGGSVLNVAALLASGTQVTPQIAMAAQMAALQAKALAETGIAVPSYYNPAAVNPMKFAEQEKKRKMLWQGKKEGDKSQSAEIWEKLNFGNKDQNVKFRKLMGIKSEDEAGCSSVDEESYKTLKQQEEVFRNLDAQYEMARSQTHTQRGMGLGFTSSMRGMDAV